Proteins encoded by one window of Maniola hyperantus chromosome 10, iAphHyp1.2, whole genome shotgun sequence:
- the LOC117986183 gene encoding glutathione S-transferase 1-1-like produces the protein MPVDLYYVPGSAPCRAVLLTARALNLNLNLKLVDLHHGEHLKPEYLKINPQHTVPTLVDDGYSIYESRAIITYLVNKYGKGSALYPEEPKARALVDQRLYFDIGTLYQRFSDYFYPQIFGGAAADKDKLAKVEDALQLLDTFLEGQKYVAGPNLTVADLSIVAGVSSFEASDIDFKKYANVKKWYETVKSTAPGYQEANEKGLDAFKGLVNSILKK, from the exons ATGCCCGTCGATTTATACTACGTGCCCGGCTCGGCACCGTGCAGGGCGGTGCTGCTGACAGCGCGCGCGCTCAACCTTAACCTCAACCTTAAGCTGGTGGACCTGCACCACGGCGAGCACCTTAAACCGGAATACCTCAAG ATCAACCCTCAACACACAGTCCCAACGCTAGTGGACGACGGCTACTCGATCTACGAGTCGCGTGCTATCATCACCTACCTCGTCAACAAATATGGCAAGGGCAGTGCTTTGTACCCCGAGGAGCCAAAAGCGCGCGCGTTGGTCGACCAGCGGCTGTACTTCGATATCGGCACGCTGTACCAGAGGTTCAGCGACTACTTT TACCCACAAATCTTCGGTGGTGCTGCAGCCGACAAGGACAAGCTAGCCAAGGTGGAGGACGCGCTGCAACTCCTGGACACCTTCCTGGAGGGCCAGAAGTACGTGGCCGGCCCCAACCTCACCGTCGCCGACCTCAGCATCGTGGCTGGTGTCTCCAGCTTCGAGGCCTCCGATATTGACTTCAAGAAATACGCCAATGTCAAGAA GTGGTACGAAACCGTCAAGTCCACAGCGCCTGGATATCAAGAAGCCAACGAAAAAGGCCTCGACGCCTTCAAGGGACTCGTCAACAGCATCCTCAAGAAGTAA